In Vulpes lagopus strain Blue_001 chromosome 1, ASM1834538v1, whole genome shotgun sequence, a genomic segment contains:
- the SLC30A1 gene encoding zinc transporter 1, which produces MGCWGRNRGRLVCMLLLTFMFMVLEVVVSQVTSSLAMLSDSFHMLSDVLALVVALVAERFARRTHATQKNTFGWIRAEVMGALVNAIFLTGLCFAILLEAIERFIEPHEMQQPLVVLGVGVAGLLVNVMGLCLFHHHSGFGNDSGHGHSHGGHGHGLPKGARGKGGRAGGGDSSETPGGQRPDAEETNTLVSNSSNSNGLKLERPDPEKSRNDAVEVQVNGNLIRESDHVELEDDDKAAQLNMRGVFLHVFGDALGSVIVVVNALVFYFSWKGCPEGGFCVNPCIPDPCKAFVEIINSTHATVHEAGPCWVLYLDPTLCIVMVCILLYTTYPLLKESALILLQTVPKQIDIKNLIKELRDVEGVEEVHELHVWQLAGSRIIATAHIKCEDPTSYMQVAKIIKDVFHNHGIHATTIQPEFASVGSKSSVVPCELACRTQCALKQCCGTRPQAPSGKDAEKAPAVSISCLELSDNLEKKPRRTKVESIPAVVIEIKKMPNKQPESSL; this is translated from the exons ATGGGGTGCTGGGGTCGGAACCGCGGCCGGCTGGTGTGCATGCTGCTGCTGACCTTCATGTTCATGgtgctggaggtggtggtgagcCAGGTGACCTCGTCCCTGGCGATGCTCTCCGACTCCTTCCACATGCTGTCGGACGTGCTGGCGCTGGTGGTGGCGCTGGTGGCCGAGCGCTTCGCCCGGCGGACCCACGCCACCCAGAAGAACACGTTCGGCTGGATCCGGGCCGAGGTGATGGGGGCCCTGGTGAACGCCATCTTCCTGACCGGCCTCTGCTTCGCCATCCTGCTGGAGGCCATCGAGCGCTTCATCGAGCCGCACGAGATGCAGCAGCCGCTGGTGGTCCTCGGGGTCGGCGTGGCCGGGCTGCTGGTCAACGTGATGGGGCTGTGCCTCTTCCACCACCACAGCGGCTTCGGCAACGACTCGGGCCACGGCCACTCGCACGGGGGGCACGGCCACGGCCTCCCCAAGGGGGCCCGCGGCAAGGGCGGCCGCGCCGGGGGCGGCGACAGCAGCGAGACCCCGGGCGGGCAGAGGCCCGACGCGGAGGAGACCAACACGCTGGTGTCCAACAGCAGCAACTCCAACGGGCTGAAACTGGAGCGGCCAG aTCCAGAAAAGTCTAGAAATGATGCAGTGGAAGTACAAGTGAATGGGAATCTTATCAGAGAATCTGACCATGTGGAATTGGAAGATGACGATAAGGCTGCACAACTTAACATGCGTGGAGTTTTTCTGCATGTCTTTGGAGATGCTTTGGGTTCAGTGATTGTAGTAGTAAATGCCTTGGTCTTTTACTTTTCTTGGAAGGGTTGTCCTGAAGGGGGGTTTTGTGTGAATCCATGTATCCCTGACCCCTGCAAAGCATTTGTAGAAATAATTAATAGTACTCATGCAACAGTTCATGAGGCTGGTCCTTGCTGGGTGCTATATTTAGATCCAACTCTTTGCATTGTAATGGTTTGTATACTTCTTTACACAACTTATCCATTACTTAAGGAATCTGCTCTAATTCTTCTGCAAACTGTTCCTAAACAAATTGATATCAAAAATTTGATAAAAGAACTTCGAGATGTTGAAGGAGTTGAGGAAGTTCATGAATTACATGTTTGGCAACTTGCTGGAAGCAGAATCATTGCCACTGCTCACATAAAATGTGAAGACCCGACATCATACATGCAGGTGGCCAAAATCATTAAAGACGTTTTTCATAATCACGGAATTCACGCTACTACCATTCAGCCTGAATTTGCTAGCGTAGGCTCTAAATCAAGTGTAGTCCCGTGTGAACTTGCCTGCAGAACTCAGTGTGCTTTGAAGCAGTGTTGTGGGACACGGCCACAAGCCCCTTCTGGAAAGGATGCAGAAAAGGCCCCAGCAGTTAGCATTTCTTGTCTAGAACTTAGCGACAATCTAGAGAAGAAGCCCCGGAGGACTAAAGTTGAAAGCATCCCTGCTGTTGtgatagagattaaaaaaatgcCAAACAAACAACCTGAATCATCTTTGTGA